The window CCTGGTGGTGCGCGACAGCCTGGCGGCCCTCGGCCAGATCATCCCGCGCCTGCGCAACTTCGACCATCCGGCGATGCCCCTCGAAGTCGAGGTGGTGGTGCTGCGAGCCTTCACCAAGACGCGGCCCGAAGGCACCAAGCAGCGCGAGGTGCCGGCGGCCCTCGAAGGGCGTCTGCGCCAGCTACTGCGCTACGAGACTTTTCAGCTGGTGGCGCGCTCGCGCTTGCAGACCTTCGAAGGGGAAGAGGTCACCTATGACCTCGGCCGCGGCTTCTCGGTGGTCTTCCACCTCGGCACCGTGCTCGGCAACCAACGCCTCAAGCTGCGCGACTTCAAGGTCGAGAAGACGGCCGATGGCAAGCCCCTCATCCACACCAATCTCAATCTCTTCCTGGGCAAGACCACGATCCTCGGTCTGGCCGCCACGGAGACCAGCGAGAGCGCCCTGATGGTGGCCGTCACCGGCCGCATGCGCACGCCTTTGGCGCCGCTGGAGAAGGAGTAGACGGTGGAGTTCGTCTGCCGCGTCGGAACGGCCGAGGGCAAGATCCTCGAGCGTCCTTTCGAAGCCACCGACGAGACGGCTCTGCGGCAGGATCTCGAGCGCCGCGGCTTTCACGTCTTCGAGGTGCGGCGCAAGGGTCTGGAGCTCAACCTGCCCTTCATCGGCAAGGGGCCGAAGAAGATCCCGGCCAACAAGTTCCTGATCTTCAACCAGGAGCTCGCGGCCCTGCTGAAGGCCGGTTTGCCGCTCCTCCAGGCCCTCGACCTGATGCTCGAGCGAATGGAGGATGCGGCTTTTCGTCCGGTGCTGGCGGAGGTTCGCGAGCGGGTGCGCTCGGGCGAGGATCTCTCGGAGATCTTCGCCGGCTACGGCGACCGTTTTCCGCGTCTCTATGCCCCGACCCTGAAAGCCGGCGAGCGTAGCGGCGAGCTCGAAGCCGTCATCCGGCGGTTCATTCGCTACCAGACCCTGGTGCTCGAGGCGCGCCGGCGCACCGTTTCGGCGCTGGTCTATCCGGCGGTGCTGGTCGGCCTGTCGATCGTCATGATCCTGGTGGTGACGTTCTACGTCGTGCCGAAGTTCTCGACCTTCTTCGAGAGCATGGACACGGAGCTGCCGTGGGTCACCCGGGCGCTGCTCGGCGCTTCTGGCTTTGCCGCCGAGAAACCGTTCCTGCTCCCCAACGGCACCTGGATGGTGCTGGCGGTGGTCGCCGGCTTCTGGGCCATCCGGCGCTGGTCGCGGCTGCCCTCCGGGGCCGAGGCGATCGATCGCTGGAAGCTTCGATTACCGCTCGTCGGCCAGGTCCTGCGTCTGTTCTCCCTCTCCGAGTTCTGCCGTTCCCTGGCCACCTTGCTGAGCGGCGGCATGCCGCTGGTTCCGGCCCTCGAGATCTCCGTCTCGGCGGTCGGCAATGCCAGCGTGCGGTCCGGTCTCGAGCCCAACATTCAAAAGGTGCGCGAGGGTGAGCCTTTCTATGCCGCCCTCGAAGCCAGCGGGGTCTTTCCTGCGATGGCCATCGACATGATCAAGGTGGGAGAATCGACCGGCTCCCTGGACGAGATGTTGACCAACGTATCGGATCTGTTCGATCAGCGGGTGGAGACGCGGCTGCAGCGCATCCTGACCCTCATCGAGCCCTTGATGTTGGTCTTCTTGGGAGTCATCATCGCCATCTTGCTCATCTCGATCTACCTGCCGCTCTTCGGAGCGATGGGATCGGTTACTTAGAGGATTGTCGAGCCCATGACTCTCGAGATCGACCAGAACCCGGCCCTGGCCCTGGAAGGCCAGGGAGGCCGTGCGCGGCTGGCGGAGGAGCGCCGTACCGCCATCGAGTTCGCCGAGCGCTACGGCCTCGAGTTCGTCGACATGGGCTCCTTCCGGATCGACACGGAGCTCTTCCGGCGGATCCCTTTCGACTTGATGCTGCGCTTCAGCTTCCTGCCCGAGGAGCAGCTCGACGGCCGTCTGTCGGTGATCATGGCGGACCCCTCGAACGTCTTCAAGCTCGATCAGCTCGAGATGCAGCTCGGTCAGCCGGTGGACGTCAAGGTCGGGGTGCGCTCGGCGGTGGAGGAGATCCTCCAGAAGTCGGAAAGCGCCCAGCGGGTGCTCGACGAAGCCACCGAAGGCTTCCGCATGCAGTTGGTGCAGGAGGACGAGCAGGGCGAGGAAGTGCTGTCCATCGACAGCATCACCTCCGACACCAGTCCGATCATCAAGCTCGTCGACTCGACTCTGTTCAACGCCATCCAGCGCCGCGCCAGCGATATCCACATCGAGACGCGGGACTCCGAGGTGGTGATCAAGTACCGCATCGACGGCGTCCTCTACCAGGCGATGGAGCCGATCGACAAGCGCCATCACCAGACCATCATCAGCCGCATCAAGGTGATGGCGGAGCTCGACATCGCCGAGAAGCGGATTCCGCAAGACGGCCGCTTCAAGCTGCGTCTGCGCGGCCGGACCATCGACTTCCGAGTCTCGATCATGCCCTCCGTTCATGGCGAGGATTGCGTCATCCGTATCCTCGACAAGGAGTCCATGAACGAGGAGTTCAAGAACCTGCGCCTCGACATCCTGGGTTTCGACGACGAGACCATGGCGAAGCTGCGCAAGTTCATCCTCGAGCCCTACGGCATGGTGTTGGTCACCGGTCCCACCGGCTCCGGTAAGACCACCACCCTCTATGCCTGTCTCTCCGAGATCCAGTCGGCGGAAGACAAGATCATCACCATCGAGGATCCGGTCGAGTATCAGCTCAAGGGCATCACCCAGATTCCGGTGAACGAGAAGAAGGGGCTGACCTTCGCCCGCGGGCTGCGCTCCATCCTGCGCCACGACCCGGACAAGATCATGGTTGGCGAGATCCGGGACGAAGAGACGGCCCAGATCGCCATCCAGTCGGCCCTCACCGGCCACTTGGTGTTCACCACCGTGCACGCCAACAACGTGGTCGATGTCCTGGGGCGGTTCCTCAACATGAACGTCGACCTCTACAACTTCGTGTCGGCGCTCAACTGTGTGCTGGCTCAGCGGTTGGTGCGCAAGATCTGTCCCCACTGTCGACGGGCGACCAAAGCTACCCGCGAGCTGCTCGAGCAGAGCGGCCTCGACCCGCACGTCTACGGCGACTTCACCTTCTACGAGGGCAATGGCTGCCTGGAGTGCAACGGCACCGGCTTCCTGGGCCGGTTGGCCGTTTCCGAGCTCCTCAACCTGTCGGATCACATTCGCGAGCTCATCCTCGAGCGGCGGCCCGCCTCCGAAATCAAACGTACGGCCAAAGAAGAAGGCATGACCTTCCTGCGCGAGTCGGCGCTCGAAAAGGCCCTGCAGGGAGTCACCACTCTCCGTGAAATCAATAAAGTTACCTTCGTGGACTAGGAGCCTGCTGGGCTTCGACCCGGTCCCGGCTCCGCCCCACGCCTTCGCCGTCGATCGCACGCGGCTGGTGTACGGCGGATTCGTGCGCTCCGGCAAGGCCCTGCAGTTTCGCGAGTACCACAGCGAAGAGCTGCCGGCGGAGACCTTCCAAGACG is drawn from Acidobacteriota bacterium and contains these coding sequences:
- a CDS encoding type II secretion system F family protein codes for the protein MEFVCRVGTAEGKILERPFEATDETALRQDLERRGFHVFEVRRKGLELNLPFIGKGPKKIPANKFLIFNQELAALLKAGLPLLQALDLMLERMEDAAFRPVLAEVRERVRSGEDLSEIFAGYGDRFPRLYAPTLKAGERSGELEAVIRRFIRYQTLVLEARRRTVSALVYPAVLVGLSIVMILVVTFYVVPKFSTFFESMDTELPWVTRALLGASGFAAEKPFLLPNGTWMVLAVVAGFWAIRRWSRLPSGAEAIDRWKLRLPLVGQVLRLFSLSEFCRSLATLLSGGMPLVPALEISVSAVGNASVRSGLEPNIQKVREGEPFYAALEASGVFPAMAIDMIKVGESTGSLDEMLTNVSDLFDQRVETRLQRILTLIEPLMLVFLGVIIAILLISIYLPLFGAMGSVT
- a CDS encoding GspE/PulE family protein — its product is MTLEIDQNPALALEGQGGRARLAEERRTAIEFAERYGLEFVDMGSFRIDTELFRRIPFDLMLRFSFLPEEQLDGRLSVIMADPSNVFKLDQLEMQLGQPVDVKVGVRSAVEEILQKSESAQRVLDEATEGFRMQLVQEDEQGEEVLSIDSITSDTSPIIKLVDSTLFNAIQRRASDIHIETRDSEVVIKYRIDGVLYQAMEPIDKRHHQTIISRIKVMAELDIAEKRIPQDGRFKLRLRGRTIDFRVSIMPSVHGEDCVIRILDKESMNEEFKNLRLDILGFDDETMAKLRKFILEPYGMVLVTGPTGSGKTTTLYACLSEIQSAEDKIITIEDPVEYQLKGITQIPVNEKKGLTFARGLRSILRHDPDKIMVGEIRDEETAQIAIQSALTGHLVFTTVHANNVVDVLGRFLNMNVDLYNFVSALNCVLAQRLVRKICPHCRRATKATRELLEQSGLDPHVYGDFTFYEGNGCLECNGTGFLGRLAVSELLNLSDHIRELILERRPASEIKRTAKEEGMTFLRESALEKALQGVTTLREINKVTFVD